The DNA window ATCTCCCGGTAGAAACTGATGATATGATCCTTCTGATCGATCCCGGTGCAGAGGACGACATCCTTGCGATTGTAAGCGACCAGCGTGGCTGGGTCGGTCTTCCAGAGCGAACTGATCGTGCCGGTGTACCGGAGTTTGGTCTCTCCAAGCTCACTCTCAGCCACGGCATCGAGCCGGTAGGATTCACGCCGGGACGGATGCATCTTCTTATAGGCTGCGAGAAGGTCGAAGAGCACCCTGCCACGCAGCGCATTGCGCTCGGTGTACCCCGGCAACCGGGAGAGTCGGGTCGGGGTGATCGTGAGGTGCTCCATCCTGTTCATGAGATAGGGAATATCAAAGTCGACGATGTTCCAGCCGCTCATAATATCCGGATCCTTCTCGGTGATATAGGCGATCAACCCTTCGAAGAGGGCCTGTTCTGTTTGATAACAGATCAGTGTCTGCTGTGGATCAACAGGGTCTGCCGGCGCCGTCGTTCCTTCTGCCAGGAGAAGAAGGGTCGTATAGTGATCATCGTATGAGTCGTGGCAGGTGATACAGATCACAGCATCTCGTTGTGGATCAGGGAATCCCCGCTCATCTTCACACTCGATATCCAGAAAACATACCCTGGCCGGCACATCGATCGAGACCGGACTGATCTCAGAGAAGTCGACATCACAGGAGGGAACCCTGACCCCGTCTCTCAGGTCCGCATCGATCAAAAACCTGGTCGCAAAGGGGATATCAGCTTCGAAGTGGCGGTAATCCCCCCTCACCTCCCGCACATCCCCGGGCCGTCGGGTATAGAGTCGGATCAGCGGCTCACCCCGAATCGAAGGGTAGGTAGTCCCCTGCTCCGCCTCTACTCCAACCGGGAGCGGAATCTGGTTGACCTGAGCAACAGGAGCATAGAAATACGGCCGAAATCCGTGCACCACTATCTGGACCGCTCCCCTCTGTTGATCCCTTCCAAAGATATGGATCAGAGGACCGGCAGCAGTATTGCTATATTCCACCTGGATGATCGCAATATCGCGACCATCGCAGGTAACACCTCCATCCACATCAGAGGTCAAGATTTTGACAGAGCCCCTGGACAAACGCCCCTGCTGCATCGAATTTCTGCTGCTCCCAACCATCCAGGGGCCACTCCTCGATCGTCCTGATCCCCTCCTTTCCAATCTGAACGGGCACACCAAGCGAGCAACGATCGAGGCCGTACTCTCCGTCAAGGACTGCCGAGCAGGGGATGGTCTGACGGCTATCACACAGGATCTGGCGAATTAGATCTATGATATGATAGGCTGGCCCAAAGACCGTACCTCCTTTCCCATTGATCACCTCCATGCTCGATCCACGCAACTCTGTCAGGATCTCCTCCCGCATCTCCGGCAGGACACCTTCACTGATCCTGCCAAAGACAGGTACCTGGTGTTCGCCATGCTCCCCAAACACCCAACCCTCTCCAGATAGGCACCGCTCGGAGAGCGCGAGATTGAACCGTGCACTGTCCAGTTGTCCGCCAAACCCGATGCACCGGTGCCGATCGATTCCGGACTTATTACAGAGATAATAGTTGTTGACATCCATCGGGTTGGTGACCGTGATCAGAATGCCATCAAACCTGCTCAACGTCCGGATGGCCGCATCTGCCACCGGAAGGTTAGCAGAGAGAAGGTCAGCCCGGGTTTTTATCAAAGGATTCCGAGGTGAACCTGCAGCAAAAAGACAGATGTCTGCGCTCTCAGCGGCCCTCGAATCAGTACTGACCTCGATATCAAGGCCTGTGTGGAGGAGGTCCAACCGTTGCGCCTCAAGGAGTGGAACAGAGGTGTCATGCAGGATCAATTCGTCGACGAGTCCGAGAACTGATGCTAAAAAGGCCACTTCGCCGCCGATCTTACCGACTCCCATCACACAGAGCCTTGTCATGTATCAGTATTTGCGTGTACAAACAATAAATATTGGTAACCGGGATGGAGCGAAGATCTGAATGAACCTGGAGAAAGCAGGAGACACAGATTAATTACCCCTGAACGGTGATCTTCTTCCTAATGTGTGTTCTACGATCTGGCCCGGTCAGGGCAGGAGGGGTCGCCCTCACCAACCATCTGATCCTCGCTGCCGGAGTCCTCGGCACCACAGGTGCGTCACTTCGGCGGATACTTCGGTCAGGTGCCGGCGGAGTAGTGACCAAGTCGATCGGTCCATCTCCGATGTCCGGGCATCCGGGACCGTGCCTGGCAGTACTTGAAGATGGAATATTGAACGCGATGGGCCTTCCCAACCCCTCTTCTGAATTCACCGAGGAACTGGGTGCCGTTGCCGGCGAACCGGTCATCGCCTCGATCTTCGGGGGTTCACCCGAAGAGTTCAAGACAGTTGCAGGATGGTTTGCCGGAAAGGTCAGTGGATTCGAACTCAATCTGAGTTGTCCGCATGCAGAGGGGTATGGAGCTGCCCTCGGCAGCGATCCGTCACTGGTCGAAGAGTGCACCCGGGCAGTCGCATCCTACAACCTCCCGACCTGGGTGAAATTGACCCCGAATGTAACCGACATCAC is part of the Methanosphaerula palustris E1-9c genome and encodes:
- a CDS encoding malate dehydrogenase codes for the protein MTRLCVMGVGKIGGEVAFLASVLGLVDELILHDTSVPLLEAQRLDLLHTGLDIEVSTDSRAAESADICLFAAGSPRNPLIKTRADLLSANLPVADAAIRTLSRFDGILITVTNPMDVNNYYLCNKSGIDRHRCIGFGGQLDSARFNLALSERCLSGEGWVFGEHGEHQVPVFGRISEGVLPEMREEILTELRGSSMEVINGKGGTVFGPAYHIIDLIRQILCDSRQTIPCSAVLDGEYGLDRCSLGVPVQIGKEGIRTIEEWPLDGWEQQKFDAAGAFVQGLCQNLDL
- a CDS encoding dihydroorotate dehydrogenase — encoded protein: MCVLRSGPVRAGGVALTNHLILAAGVLGTTGASLRRILRSGAGGVVTKSIGPSPMSGHPGPCLAVLEDGILNAMGLPNPSSEFTEELGAVAGEPVIASIFGGSPEEFKTVAGWFAGKVSGFELNLSCPHAEGYGAALGSDPSLVEECTRAVASYNLPTWVKLTPNVTDITIYGRAAERGGATALVAINTVKAMRISPELRRPVLGHGYGGLSGNAILPIAVRCVYELYEACSIPIIGCGGISSARDVLEMMMAGATAVEIGSAVLSDQQIFRSIERELYAPDGEDPTTIVGCAHV